The Jatrophihabitans sp. DNA segment TCGAGGACGATGGGGTTCACCATGGCTCCGCGCCGGCGCCGTCCGGTGACCACACGTCCTCGCCGGACAGCGCGCCGACGCAGTACTTGCCGAGCGCGCTGAGCAGCATCCGCAGCTCCAGCGCCAGGCACTCCACCAGATTCACCAGTCCGCACAACGGGTCGGCGTCCACCGCGATCAGCGCCGCCCGTCCCAGGCCGGCGGCGTGGGCGCCCAGGGCCAGGCTCTTGGCGACCCGGGTGCCCTCCCACATCCGGCCGGAGACCAGCAGGCAGCCCTCAGGCTGGCCGATCCGGCGTAGGCATTCACCGAGGGGCAGCCCGACGTGCTCGAGAAAGCCGGTCGGCGCCCAGCCGGTGCCGCCCTCGGCGCCGTCCACCGTCACCGCGTCCGCGCCGGCCTGCCAGGCCACCACCGCCGCCGCCCGCACGTCGCGGGCAGGTGGCAGCTTCACCCAGATCCGCGCCCGGGGAAAGTTGTTGCGCATCAACCGGATCTGCTGACGCAGGATCTCCTCGGTGAAGGTGCCGGGGCTGCAGCAGCGCAGCACGCTCAGGTTGTTCCCGGCGACGGCGCCGTTCGAATCACCGACGGCGACGGCGCCGTTCGGATCGGCGCTGACCGTGACGCCGACCGGAACCATCGTGTACGAGTCCGCGAGCCGGGCGGCCGCCACCGGGTCGAGCAGGGTCATGCCGCCGAGCCCCGGCTTGGCGCCCTGCCCCACTTTCAGTTCGAAGGCCAGCCGGCCCGACTCCAGCAGCCGGTGTGCGCTCGGGTCGCTGTAGACCAGGTTCCACACCTCGGCGTCGGCGTCCTCGGTGCTCTGCTGCACCACGACACCGCCGTAGCCGTCCAGCACGCCGTCGGCGTAGGCCGAGATCCGGGCCAGCATCGACCCCTCGGCCTCGGCCTTATCATCCTCGCCGCGGCCGTAACCGTTCACCCGCAGGACGTTCTCACCGACCACCATCGGGATGCCCAGCCAGCCGGCCTGCCTGCTGGCGGCCAACCCCAGGTCGACGCTGGCCACCCGGGTCGAGCCGAACGCCGACAGGTACAGCGGAAGGGTCGAGCGCAGGCCGCCGATGGTGGTGCTCAGGTCTACGTCGCCGAAGGTCGGCTCGCGGCCCAGCTCGATGAGCTTGGCCAGCCGGTGCGGCACGAAGACCGGCGGCACCAGCCGAAGGTCCTCCAGGCTGTCCGCCGCGCGGCTGCCGAGCGGGTTGGCGCCGAACAGCGCGCGGCCGTACTCCTGCGAGTCCGCGAACGCGGCTGCCGCGCCGGTCCGCGCCCGAGTCCGCACGGCCGTCTCGGGAAAGCCCGCGGCCCGCAGTGGGCTCATGGCGACACCACACCGGGAATCTTCGGAAAGGCGCTGGCCTGCCACACCGAGCCCAGGCCGGCGATGTAGCGGGTCAGCCGCTCCAGGCCGATGCCGAAGCCGGCGCTGGCCGGGATTCCCTGGCGCACCATGTCCAGGTACCAGCCGTACTTCGCCGGGTTCTCCCCGGTCTCCCGCATCCGGGCGATGATCGCGGCGTAGTCGTGTTCGCGCTCGCTGCCGCTGCACAGCTCGCCGTAGCCCTCAGCGGCGATCAGGTCGAAGTTGCGCAGGAACCCCGGCCGTTGCGGGTTCTCCCGGTCGTAGAAGCCGCGCGAGCCCTTCGGGTAGTCGGTGAGGAAGAACGGCCTGCTCTCCAGCTGCGACAGCATCGCCTCACCCGCCCAGTCGATCTCGGCGTCGGGGTTCTGCGGGTGCCCGAGCTCGCGCAGGGTGGCCACCGACTCGGCATGGCTGCGGCGGCCGAACGGCCCGGTGGTCAGGGCGGCCAGCGCGGCGGTGTCGCGGCCCAGCCGCTCGAACTCGGCCGGCAGGTCCGACAACACCTTGGTGACGACGTAGCTGACCAGCTCCTCGACCAGGCGCATCGCCTGATCACGCGACGCCCCTGCCATCTCGACGTCGATCTGGTGGAACTCGGCCAGGTGCCGGCTGGTCACCGTGGTGTCCAGTGGCTCCAGGCGGACGTTCGGGGCGATGCAGTAGATCTTGTCGAACATGGTCAGCGAGGCCTGCTTGTACAGGATCGCGCTCGTCATCAGCTTGTAGCGGTGGCCGTAATAGTCGATGTCCACCTGCTTGGCGCCCCGGGCTCCGGGGTCGGTCACCGGGCCGATGATGGGCAGCAGGACTTCGGTGAAGCCGTGCTGGCACAGGAAGTTCCGGGTCGCGGCCAGCATCCGGGACTGGATCGTCAGCACCGCCCAGGTCGCCGGCGAGGACAGGTGCTCCCGGGTGCTGGGCGGGTTCGCGGGCTGGGTGCCGGGTGCGGCAGAGAGCTGGGTCATCGGCTTGGTTCTCCAGAGTTCTTTCGGTTCGGTCGGCGCGCTCGCGACGGCGGCGCGAGCCGGAGTCGGGAGGCCGGACCGGCCGGCCTCGTCGAACTTGCGCTCGACGAAGGACAGCGCCTCCAGCAGCCCGGCGGCGGTGAGTTCGGATCTGGTGGGTCGCAGCGTCTCGGCGATCGGCATCGATCCGATCCGGGACCAGTGCAGCCAGCCGGCCTGGTCGAGGTAGCTGCGGGCCCGGCCGGCATTGTCGGGATGCAGGCAGTAAGGAACGTCGAGGTAGCCATGCTGAAACGCCTTGATCAGGGCTCGGCCGAGATCGGAGTCCAGGTTGAGCACCGCCTCGACGAGCGAGCGCGCCTCGGCGTAGATGCCGGTGTCGCCGGGCGCGTTCGGCGCCGGCGCCCGCCGCTCGTCGGCCGCCGCCACGGCCGCGGCCTCCAGCGCGGCCACATTCTCGGCGATGGACGGGATCCGGTACGCCTCGGCCGCGGTCTTGACGATCAGCCGTGCCGCGCCGGTCCGCACCGCCAGCCGGGCGGCCTCGGTGAGCAACCCGTCGGCGCCGGCCGGCGTGCGCGGGTACACCCCCATGTAGGTGTAGAGCACGATGTGCCGGTCGGCGTCGGGCATCAGCTCGTCGGCCAGCCTGCGCAGCGCCAGCACCGCCTCCCGATCCTGTT contains these protein-coding regions:
- a CDS encoding glutamate synthase-related protein produces the protein MSPLRAAGFPETAVRTRARTGAAAAFADSQEYGRALFGANPLGSRAADSLEDLRLVPPVFVPHRLAKLIELGREPTFGDVDLSTTIGGLRSTLPLYLSAFGSTRVASVDLGLAASRQAGWLGIPMVVGENVLRVNGYGRGEDDKAEAEGSMLARISAYADGVLDGYGGVVVQQSTEDADAEVWNLVYSDPSAHRLLESGRLAFELKVGQGAKPGLGGMTLLDPVAAARLADSYTMVPVGVTVSADPNGAVAVGDSNGAVAGNNLSVLRCCSPGTFTEEILRQQIRLMRNNFPRARIWVKLPPARDVRAAAVVAWQAGADAVTVDGAEGGTGWAPTGFLEHVGLPLGECLRRIGQPEGCLLVSGRMWEGTRVAKSLALGAHAAGLGRAALIAVDADPLCGLVNLVECLALELRMLLSALGKYCVGALSGEDVWSPDGAGAEPW
- a CDS encoding amino acid--tRNA ligase-related protein; amino-acid sequence: MTVATSTQSFGDVIARAQRAGRLVVQPRMGMSNPRDMRLGLLATKGAAATTVGTITLDSYTRIGASLEAAEAVAVGMELNGYPLVAHDLATTTGVLAGVLSPDFPVQIRHGSPCPEPIVAALIAAGLHATEGGPVSYCLPYSRMPLETATSNWARSCDLLAGVRDTGVQPHLESFGGCMLGQLCPPGLLIALSVLECLFFRQHGVHSVSLSYAQQTNAEQDREAVLALRRLADELMPDADRHIVLYTYMGVYPRTPAGADGLLTEAARLAVRTGAARLIVKTAAEAYRIPSIAENVAALEAAAVAAADERRAPAPNAPGDTGIYAEARSLVEAVLNLDSDLGRALIKAFQHGYLDVPYCLHPDNAGRARSYLDQAGWLHWSRIGSMPIAETLRPTRSELTAAGLLEALSFVERKFDEAGRSGLPTPARAAVASAPTEPKELWRTKPMTQLSAAPGTQPANPPSTREHLSSPATWAVLTIQSRMLAATRNFLCQHGFTEVLLPIIGPVTDPGARGAKQVDIDYYGHRYKLMTSAILYKQASLTMFDKIYCIAPNVRLEPLDTTVTSRHLAEFHQIDVEMAGASRDQAMRLVEELVSYVVTKVLSDLPAEFERLGRDTAALAALTTGPFGRRSHAESVATLRELGHPQNPDAEIDWAGEAMLSQLESRPFFLTDYPKGSRGFYDRENPQRPGFLRNFDLIAAEGYGELCSGSEREHDYAAIIARMRETGENPAKYGWYLDMVRQGIPASAGFGIGLERLTRYIAGLGSVWQASAFPKIPGVVSP